The Bacteroidia bacterium genome segment ATTTAGGTAATAGCTTAGACTGACCATTTTTATTTACTTGCTGCATAGCTACAATAATATTTTGAGCTGAAGCTACCAAATCCATAGCTCCCCCCATACCTTTAACCATTTTACCAGGTATTTTCCAGCTTGCAATATCTCCTTCTTCGGAAACTTCCATTGCACCTAGTATAGTCAGGTCAATATGCCCTCCCCTAATCATCGCAAAACTTTCAGCAGAATCCATAAAAGCAGCTCCAGGTAAAGCCGTAACGGTCTGCTTGCCTGCGTTAATTAAATCAGGGTCAACTTCATCTTCATAAGGGAAAGGACCCATGCCTAAAAGTCCATTTTCAGTGTGTAACACTACATTGATATCAGGTGGAATAAAGTTAGCTACCAAAGTAGGTATTCCTATACCTAAATTTACGTACATCCCATCTTTAATTTCTTGGGCTATACGTTTTGCTATCCCAAAACGATCTAATGCCATAGCGTTAGTTGAGTTTTGGCAAAGTTAAGTATTCTCTCTAAATGTAAAAAATGTCCGTTCCGCATTACCATTCTGTTTCAGGTTCTTTATGAATAAGAATGGATATTCTTTTTTGAATAATAGCTTCTTTGTTTTTTCGCCTATCAGAAAGTTTCTTTTTAAGCTCATCTACCGAACCTTGCAAACGGAGAATTTCTCTTTCAGTGTTTTTTATTTTGAGCTCAAAAAGTTCATCTAATACCTCGCGAAGTTCTTTTTCTAATTCTTCTTTTTGCTGTTTATCAGGTGTGCTGTTGTAGGCAATGGCAATTTCTTGAGACTTTTTTTCTAATTCAGCTTCTTGGGTAAGCTTTTCAAAAGTTTCAGGGTCTTGCTTTTTTAAGTCTTGATAGTAGCCTGTTAAAATTTGTTCTTTGGTAGGTGTAGAATACAGAGGTATTTCAATGATTTTTTTATTTGCATAGAGATAAAAGTTATTCAGTACACAAAACTTGAATTGGTCAACCCCAGTAACTCTCAAAGACAAAGAGTAGCCCGTAGGCAAGCTTTGTAGAGATAGCGGTAAAGCCGCAGGTGGAATGAGCTTGCCATCTAACCAAAAAGACTGGTTCTCTATTTTGATACTATGCGTAACTAAGGGCGTTTTGAGTTCGGCATCTTGTATTTTAGTCGGCTTTCTGTGGATAGAGTCTCGCGTTTGAGTTAAGCCATAAATATAGGTTAGGCTAAGGCAAAACAATAATATTGCTTTCATCGTGGGTAACCAGCTCATAAATAGCGCTATCCGTAGGTAAAATTCCTCCCCTGTGTTCTTTGAGTACATGTACATCTCGGTTTAATTTTTCTATTTCTTTGTTATCTAAAAATTCCCATTCTAAAGCTTCGGACGCAATTTTTTTGTGGGTAGATTGTTTGTATTGACTATATCCCGAAAAACTGACTATACCAGAAAGCAAAACTGCTAAACCTGCAATTATAGTTTTAGATGTATATTTTCGTATTTTAGTCCAACGTTCGGAAAAGGTTTTTTCATTTTCAGTGGTATTGTTTTG includes the following:
- a CDS encoding 3-oxoacid CoA-transferase subunit B, yielding MALDRFGIAKRIAQEIKDGMYVNLGIGIPTLVANFIPPDINVVLHTENGLLGMGPFPYEDEVDPDLINAGKQTVTALPGAAFMDSAESFAMIRGGHIDLTILGAMEVSEEGDIASWKIPGKMVKGMGGAMDLVASAQNIIVAMQQVNKNGQSKLLPKCTLPLTGVKCIKKIVTELGVYEVNNGFVLIERAPGVSIEEIKKATAGKLIINGEVPEMKI